In one Sporomusa sphaeroides DSM 2875 genomic region, the following are encoded:
- a CDS encoding nitroreductase family protein, with the protein MELLEAINSRRSVRSYTSAQVDKATIEKLLDAAVQAPSAMNSQPWAYAVIQNAALLKEYSDRTKQLLLASLDKFPQLNKYKAAFENPDFNIFYNSQSLVIIFAKPGSPNGTVDCCLAAQNFMLAAHSQNLGTCWIGFAQRFLSLAEIKEELGVPAEYEAVAPIIVGYPEVKPPAVPKKAPEILFWK; encoded by the coding sequence ATGGAGCTATTAGAAGCCATTAATAGCCGCCGCTCAGTACGAAGTTATACCAGCGCCCAGGTAGATAAAGCAACAATTGAAAAACTGCTCGACGCTGCCGTACAGGCCCCCAGCGCTATGAATTCCCAGCCTTGGGCCTATGCTGTAATTCAAAATGCCGCCCTGCTCAAAGAATATTCCGACCGCACCAAGCAACTTCTCCTGGCATCGCTGGATAAATTTCCGCAGCTTAACAAGTATAAAGCAGCATTTGAAAACCCTGACTTCAATATTTTTTACAATTCCCAGTCACTGGTAATTATCTTTGCCAAGCCTGGATCTCCAAATGGTACTGTGGATTGCTGTTTAGCCGCACAAAATTTTATGCTGGCAGCACACAGCCAAAACCTTGGCACCTGTTGGATTGGCTTTGCCCAGAGATTTTTAAGTCTGGCTGAAATCAAGGAAGAACTCGGCGTCCCGGCGGAATATGAAGCAGTAGCCCCGATCATCGTAGGTTATCCGGAGGTCAAGCCGCCGGCAGTACCTAAAAAAGCTCCGGAAATTTTATTCTGGAAATAA
- a CDS encoding TMEM165/GDT1 family protein: MTAFITSLTFVILAEMGDKTQLLGMAFATRYPWPTVLAGVFVATVLNHLFAVVVGSYITLFMPLQYVQIAAAASFIIFGLWTIRGDELNGEDKETNRSPFWTVTIAFFIAEMGDKTQLATVALAAQFANQIIPVWLGTTVGMMIANAIGIVIGVVLGKKIPERLVKWVAASIFIFFGVAGLYEYLPRHIVTTPVMVGGVSVILLAMLLVARMGHGGKQPHGQGE; encoded by the coding sequence TTGACAGCATTTATTACATCACTTACCTTTGTTATACTTGCTGAAATGGGGGATAAGACACAATTACTGGGCATGGCGTTTGCCACTCGTTATCCGTGGCCTACCGTTTTGGCCGGTGTTTTCGTAGCCACCGTTCTTAATCATCTCTTTGCTGTAGTTGTTGGTAGTTACATAACGCTATTCATGCCGTTACAATATGTGCAGATTGCTGCTGCGGCATCATTTATTATTTTTGGCTTGTGGACAATCCGGGGAGATGAACTTAACGGTGAAGATAAAGAGACTAACCGCAGCCCCTTTTGGACAGTCACTATCGCTTTTTTTATTGCAGAAATGGGAGACAAAACCCAGTTGGCCACCGTCGCACTGGCAGCTCAGTTTGCCAATCAAATCATACCTGTTTGGCTGGGAACCACAGTCGGCATGATGATTGCCAATGCCATCGGTATAGTTATTGGTGTAGTGCTAGGCAAGAAGATTCCTGAGCGATTAGTAAAATGGGTTGCCGCTAGTATCTTTATTTTCTTTGGTGTAGCCGGCTTATATGAATATTTACCGCGCCACATAGTAACGACACCTGTTATGGTAGGTGGGGTATCTGTTATCCTGTTGGCAATGCTCCTGGTTGCCAGAATGGGGCATGGGGGAAAACAGCCACATGGACAAGGGGAATGA
- a CDS encoding glutamine synthetase produces MTKDLVYVIPAGKYGKEEILNLLTNHPEIKFASLVGIDLAGNDTDEKIPIGLFMEDMEKFYDGSAVQTDGSSVVLTGIATLNNAKLDMLADASVNWFVDYNYEHIDEETGKPVGTLRIPAFLVHDGLRVDSRSILAQSMEYIKAEIKALFQNNSKIAGLEHINAADVDDILFTAATELEFWVKTPANKAEVEELSASQVLQEQYWQRTRGNVRTAMEQAILMMAKYGLEPEMGHKEVGGVKAQIDETGHLNHVMEQLEIDWKFSNALQCADNELQARIIVKEAFRANGLEVTFKAKPIIGVAGSGEHTHVGIAAKLKSGKVVNLFSPSDMKQYFLSAIGYGAIMGLLKHYEVINPFISSTNDSLNRLKPGFEAPVCIVTSLGHTPAVPSRNRTILAGLVRDVNNPMATRFEVRSPNPYTNTYIAITAIYMSMLDGIKAAVNSGKTIAELDAELSKEAGQEGFYLETERAYRSEHDVFDDYSAEERNRLFGKPPATVWENMQNIEKYPEKVKTLTIGGSFRPELVKAFVAGALVRWKTELLNRIIPENLGVVKEAVLLHNADCASDLDLSNWDKINALRVGLAKDCLSQKCIFTRIKEAIQAGDYDTASALQIEMSDKVNELKVLYREYKKNMIHC; encoded by the coding sequence ATGACTAAAGATTTAGTGTATGTAATTCCTGCAGGTAAATATGGTAAAGAAGAAATTTTGAACCTGTTAACTAATCACCCGGAAATCAAGTTTGCTTCACTGGTGGGTATTGACTTGGCTGGTAATGATACCGATGAGAAGATTCCTATTGGTTTGTTCATGGAGGATATGGAAAAATTTTATGATGGCAGTGCAGTCCAGACAGATGGCTCGTCTGTTGTTCTTACCGGCATTGCAACATTAAACAACGCCAAACTGGACATGCTGGCCGATGCCAGTGTTAATTGGTTTGTAGACTATAATTATGAACATATTGATGAGGAAACCGGTAAACCTGTCGGTACTCTCCGGATTCCGGCGTTCCTGGTACATGATGGACTTAGAGTTGACTCCCGTTCCATTTTAGCGCAAAGCATGGAATATATAAAAGCGGAAATCAAGGCTCTTTTCCAAAACAATAGTAAGATTGCCGGCTTAGAACATATCAACGCTGCTGATGTAGACGATATTCTCTTTACTGCGGCCACCGAACTCGAATTCTGGGTAAAAACTCCGGCCAACAAAGCAGAAGTGGAAGAACTGTCGGCTTCCCAGGTTCTACAGGAGCAATACTGGCAGCGGACACGTGGCAATGTCCGTACTGCAATGGAACAAGCCATATTGATGATGGCCAAATATGGTCTTGAACCGGAAATGGGTCACAAGGAAGTCGGTGGCGTTAAAGCACAGATCGATGAAACCGGTCACTTAAACCATGTTATGGAACAGCTGGAGATTGACTGGAAGTTTTCTAATGCTTTGCAATGCGCAGACAATGAGCTTCAAGCCAGAATTATTGTGAAAGAAGCTTTTCGGGCAAATGGCCTGGAGGTAACCTTCAAAGCAAAACCGATAATTGGTGTTGCTGGCAGTGGTGAACATACTCATGTCGGCATTGCAGCAAAACTTAAGTCTGGAAAAGTCGTTAACCTGTTCTCGCCTTCTGATATGAAGCAGTATTTTTTAAGCGCCATTGGTTATGGTGCAATCATGGGACTCTTAAAGCATTACGAAGTCATTAACCCGTTCATTTCTTCAACCAATGACTCGCTTAATCGTTTAAAGCCCGGTTTTGAGGCACCGGTATGTATCGTAACCTCCTTAGGCCATACTCCGGCCGTGCCTTCGCGTAACAGAACCATCCTGGCGGGACTGGTACGTGATGTTAATAATCCGATGGCTACCAGATTTGAAGTTCGTTCACCGAATCCGTATACCAATACCTATATTGCAATAACGGCTATTTATATGAGCATGCTTGATGGTATTAAAGCTGCCGTAAATTCTGGCAAAACAATAGCAGAACTGGATGCCGAGCTTTCCAAAGAAGCCGGGCAAGAAGGCTTTTATCTTGAAACAGAACGGGCGTATCGCAGCGAACATGACGTATTTGATGATTATTCTGCCGAAGAGCGTAATCGCTTGTTTGGCAAACCGCCTGCCACTGTTTGGGAAAACATGCAAAATATCGAGAAATATCCGGAGAAGGTTAAAACACTTACTATTGGCGGATCTTTCCGCCCCGAACTGGTTAAGGCTTTTGTGGCTGGTGCGTTAGTTCGCTGGAAAACTGAACTGCTCAATCGCATTATTCCGGAAAATCTCGGTGTTGTAAAAGAGGCAGTACTCTTGCATAATGCTGATTGTGCCAGTGATCTTGACCTTTCCAACTGGGATAAGATTAATGCTCTCAGAGTGGGACTTGCCAAAGACTGCTTATCGCAAAAGTGTATATTTACCCGGATTAAAGAGGCTATTCAAGCAGGCGATTATGATACTGCATCAGCCCTGCAAATTGAGATGTCAGATAAGGTTAATGAATTAAAAGTACTCTATCGTGAATACAAGAAGAATATGATCCATTGTTAA
- a CDS encoding ferritin family protein produces MQKNACDMGNLFSDLEGLRIAIDMEARGRDFYKKAYEQAKNQEHKDLFMFLMNEEIYHHEKFTALYNKLKENKDADASDYLFDQETSKYLTVLAEPHIFPKDKAAQTLPELNTIADILKAALQDEKDSILFYDALAKCAKFEEARTIFNQLKAEEQTHVVKLREMLDAWA; encoded by the coding sequence ATGCAAAAAAATGCCTGTGATATGGGCAACTTGTTTAGCGACTTGGAAGGCCTGAGAATCGCTATTGATATGGAGGCACGTGGTCGCGACTTTTACAAAAAAGCATATGAGCAAGCCAAAAATCAGGAACATAAAGACTTGTTCATGTTTCTTATGAATGAAGAAATTTATCATCATGAAAAATTCACTGCACTTTATAATAAACTTAAGGAAAACAAAGATGCGGATGCCAGCGATTACCTGTTTGACCAAGAAACTTCAAAGTATTTGACAGTTCTCGCTGAGCCCCATATTTTCCCTAAAGATAAGGCAGCGCAAACTTTGCCTGAACTTAATACCATTGCCGATATTCTGAAAGCCGCTTTACAAGATGAGAAAGATTCTATTCTGTTTTATGATGCCTTAGCGAAATGTGCTAAATTTGAAGAAGCCAGAACTATATTTAACCAGTTAAAAGCTGAAGAACAGACACATGTAGTAAAACTCCGTGAAATGCTGGATGCCTGGGCGTAA
- a CDS encoding NAD(P)/FAD-dependent oxidoreductase, with translation MEQKTDLLEKGAIVQRDRETYAIAPHIPGGVILDVNVLRKIADVSEKYGAKALKLTSAQRIAIVGIAEDKIDAVWEELGMDKGAAVGLCVRSVKICPATHFCKRAQQDGLTLGLEIDKLYHGMELPGKLKFGVSGCTNSCAEGWVKDIGLIGTAKGWKIVIGGCAGARARVADLLTEQIPQEEVIAIINKIIAYYKANARKHERIGMMIDRLGLDNVKQGILG, from the coding sequence ATGGAACAAAAGACAGATTTATTGGAAAAAGGTGCTATCGTTCAACGTGACAGAGAAACATATGCTATTGCTCCTCATATTCCCGGTGGTGTCATTCTCGATGTTAACGTGTTGAGGAAAATAGCCGACGTCTCAGAAAAATACGGAGCCAAGGCACTCAAACTAACCTCAGCGCAGCGGATTGCCATTGTTGGTATTGCCGAGGATAAAATTGATGCCGTGTGGGAAGAACTAGGGATGGATAAAGGTGCTGCTGTTGGTCTGTGTGTGCGGAGCGTAAAGATTTGTCCGGCCACTCATTTCTGTAAGCGGGCCCAGCAAGATGGTTTAACGTTAGGGCTTGAGATTGATAAATTGTATCATGGCATGGAGTTGCCCGGCAAACTCAAATTTGGGGTTAGCGGCTGTACCAATTCCTGTGCTGAGGGCTGGGTAAAGGATATAGGCCTGATCGGTACCGCTAAAGGCTGGAAAATTGTAATTGGCGGCTGTGCTGGTGCCAGAGCCAGAGTTGCTGATTTATTAACAGAACAAATACCTCAGGAAGAAGTAATCGCGATTATTAATAAAATCATTGCTTACTACAAAGCCAATGCCCGCAAACACGAGCGCATTGGCATGATGATAGATCGTTTAGGCTTAGACAATGTAAAACAGGGTATTCTAGGTTAA
- a CDS encoding 2-phosphosulfolactate phosphatase — translation MNIDICFTPNDFDDEKYSKYSAVVIDVLRATTSIATACANGCKELIPVRTVAEANKLKANNPDILLAGEREGLLIPGFNLGNSPFEYTREQVASKTIVMTTTNGTLALTKASAAQKVYAMAFVNAAAITSALQLQQDDVVIVCAGSEGRFSLEDTLCAGLLAERFSKTAKLSDTALAAQAMYRDFAAELLPRVAESSHASYLRSIGFEQDVMLCLQQDTLSVIPVFENGIITAWH, via the coding sequence GTGAATATTGATATTTGTTTTACTCCTAACGATTTTGACGATGAAAAATACAGTAAGTACAGTGCGGTGGTTATTGATGTGCTTAGAGCGACGACAAGTATTGCCACTGCTTGTGCCAATGGCTGTAAAGAGCTAATCCCTGTAAGAACAGTAGCAGAGGCTAACAAGCTTAAAGCTAATAATCCGGATATATTGCTGGCTGGTGAACGCGAAGGCTTGCTTATTCCGGGTTTTAACCTGGGAAATTCGCCTTTTGAATACACACGGGAACAAGTAGCAAGTAAAACAATTGTAATGACAACGACCAACGGAACGTTGGCATTAACCAAAGCAAGTGCGGCTCAAAAGGTATATGCAATGGCTTTTGTTAATGCGGCTGCCATAACAAGTGCTTTACAACTGCAGCAAGACGATGTCGTCATTGTATGTGCCGGTTCGGAGGGGCGGTTTTCCTTGGAAGACACTTTGTGTGCAGGCCTGCTGGCAGAGCGCTTCAGTAAGACTGCTAAACTCAGTGACACCGCATTGGCCGCGCAGGCGATGTACCGTGATTTTGCCGCCGAGTTACTGCCAAGGGTGGCAGAATCGTCACATGCCAGCTATTTACGTAGTATCGGCTTTGAACAAGATGTTATGTTATGTTTACAACAAGATACCTTGTCAGTTATTCCGGTATTTGAAAATGGTATTATAACTGCTTGGCATTAA
- a CDS encoding L,D-transpeptidase family protein, translating into MNSLWSFKVRRSRIFFGIAVLAILSIVFSILGFEYMDEQDLAAIDSRQPFEAPAGKVSILIKVQSRELELHNDGELYKKYRIAVGKSKTPTPIGEWNVVWKDYDWGTGFGTRWMGLNVPWGTFGIHGTNKPWSIGQFASHGCIRMRNKDVEELFEWTPIGTPVSITGRNIRIERNLKYKASGSDVAALQLKLKEMGYFQGRADGLFGTMTEEAVKAYQADKGVAVTGVASKELCTALGI; encoded by the coding sequence GTGAATTCCTTATGGTCGTTTAAAGTCAGGCGTTCACGGATATTTTTCGGTATAGCAGTATTAGCTATTTTAAGCATTGTTTTTAGCATTCTTGGCTTTGAGTATATGGATGAACAGGACCTGGCGGCAATTGATAGTCGGCAACCCTTTGAGGCACCTGCCGGTAAGGTGAGCATTCTAATAAAAGTTCAGTCAAGGGAGTTAGAGCTTCATAACGATGGTGAGCTTTACAAAAAGTACCGGATTGCTGTGGGTAAAAGTAAAACTCCCACTCCTATTGGCGAATGGAATGTTGTATGGAAGGATTATGACTGGGGAACAGGGTTTGGTACTCGCTGGATGGGGTTAAATGTGCCGTGGGGCACATTTGGTATTCATGGGACCAATAAGCCATGGTCAATTGGACAATTTGCCAGCCATGGCTGTATCAGAATGCGCAATAAGGATGTCGAAGAGCTGTTTGAATGGACTCCTATTGGTACTCCGGTAAGCATTACAGGCAGAAATATTAGGATTGAAAGAAATTTGAAATATAAAGCTTCAGGCTCCGACGTAGCTGCGCTGCAGCTTAAACTTAAAGAGATGGGATACTTTCAGGGACGGGCTGACGGCTTGTTTGGCACTATGACAGAAGAAGCGGTTAAAGCTTATCAAGCAGATAAAGGGGTAGCTGTTACCGGTGTAGCGAGTAAGGAGTTATGCACGGCGCTGGGAATATAA
- a CDS encoding peptidoglycan-binding protein, whose protein sequence is MKPLKRAFWAFTFALVMLFAVSSPSVGLTAEQPEKAPIAVGARGDEVRAVQKFLADGGFYAGAIDGIFGPITAKAVKEFQRNNDLEVTGIVDKETFAYLGRLTSEPSRYSRSIVMKASAYTAHDPGNGSYTYRGNYLRKGLVAVDPSVIPLGTRLYIKGYGYAVADDIGSAIKGNRIDLAYENRREALAFGVRQVTVYILD, encoded by the coding sequence GTGAAACCATTGAAAAGAGCCTTTTGGGCGTTTACTTTTGCATTGGTCATGCTGTTTGCAGTAAGCAGCCCATCGGTCGGACTGACTGCGGAGCAGCCGGAAAAAGCGCCGATTGCTGTTGGCGCACGTGGCGATGAAGTACGAGCGGTGCAGAAGTTTTTGGCAGATGGTGGTTTTTATGCCGGCGCGATTGATGGGATCTTCGGTCCGATTACCGCTAAGGCCGTAAAAGAATTTCAACGTAATAATGACCTTGAAGTAACGGGGATTGTTGACAAAGAAACATTCGCCTATCTTGGGCGCTTGACGAGTGAACCCAGCAGATACAGCCGCTCTATTGTTATGAAGGCATCAGCGTATACGGCGCATGATCCTGGAAATGGCAGCTATACATACCGGGGCAATTATTTACGTAAGGGTTTGGTTGCTGTCGATCCATCGGTTATTCCTTTGGGAACCAGATTGTATATTAAAGGATATGGGTATGCAGTAGCTGACGATATCGGCAGTGCGATTAAGGGTAACCGTATTGATTTGGCTTATGAGAACCGCCGCGAGGCTTTGGCTTTTGGCGTTCGGCAAGTAACAGTATACATACTTGACTAA
- a CDS encoding DMT family transporter yields MNFISSEMLPLVLALISGVLMAVQGSLNSSLSKVIGLLEATFIVQITGSLLVMILLFLFKMGKGNLYAWQGAPWYSWLGGMIGVAIIYLVAASIPSVGVANATTAIIVGQVLTAILIDHFGGFGLERMACSPQQLFGLVLLAVGAKLLLK; encoded by the coding sequence TTGAACTTCATCTCAAGCGAAATGCTGCCATTAGTATTAGCGTTGATTTCCGGGGTATTAATGGCGGTGCAGGGGTCGCTGAATTCTTCGTTAAGTAAAGTTATTGGTCTTTTGGAGGCCACATTTATTGTACAAATTACCGGAAGTTTGTTGGTAATGATCTTGCTGTTTTTGTTTAAAATGGGTAAGGGGAATTTGTACGCATGGCAAGGAGCACCTTGGTATTCCTGGTTGGGAGGTATGATTGGCGTTGCCATAATATATTTGGTAGCTGCCAGTATCCCCAGTGTTGGTGTAGCCAATGCTACTACCGCTATAATTGTCGGACAAGTATTGACGGCCATTCTCATTGATCATTTTGGCGGCTTTGGCCTTGAACGTATGGCTTGCAGCCCTCAACAGCTGTTTGGCTTAGTATTACTTGCAGTTGGCGCTAAACTGCTGTTAAAATAG
- a CDS encoding acyl-CoA dehydrogenase family protein: MDFNFTPDQLDLQKMVKDFVAKEITPHALEMDKDGVVPADLWKKLDEAGLLNLTVPEEYDGPGLDALSIALIYEELGKGCAGVATTTAANALASYPVVLLGTDEQKRKMFDVLNNGKLAAFALTEPGAGSDAGAVATTAVKDGEDYILNGTKCFITNGGIAEIYIIFANTRKTAGIRGLTAFIVDRGTPGFTVGKEEEKMGIRASNTCELVLDNVRIPATNRIGREGEGFKIAMKTLDAARPFVGAVSVGLAQAAFELAVKYSKERVQFDKPIASFQLVQAMLADMAMQIEAARLLVYKACWLKDQGVDYTKESAIAKCFAADTAMKVTVDAVQVLGGYGYSKEYPAEKYMRDAKIMQIYEGTNQIQRLVIANNILY; the protein is encoded by the coding sequence ATGGATTTTAACTTTACTCCCGACCAACTGGATCTACAAAAGATGGTAAAGGATTTTGTGGCTAAAGAAATTACTCCGCACGCTTTAGAAATGGATAAAGACGGTGTGGTTCCAGCTGATCTGTGGAAGAAGCTTGATGAAGCAGGCTTGCTCAATTTAACTGTTCCTGAAGAGTATGATGGACCAGGTCTTGATGCCCTTTCAATCGCTCTTATCTATGAGGAACTGGGAAAAGGGTGTGCTGGTGTAGCTACAACAACGGCAGCCAATGCTTTAGCTTCTTATCCGGTAGTATTATTGGGTACTGATGAGCAAAAGCGGAAGATGTTTGATGTTCTTAATAATGGTAAATTAGCCGCTTTTGCGCTGACTGAGCCAGGTGCCGGTTCTGACGCAGGAGCAGTTGCCACTACCGCTGTTAAAGACGGCGAAGATTATATTCTTAATGGAACAAAGTGTTTTATTACTAATGGTGGCATTGCTGAAATTTATATTATTTTTGCTAATACCCGTAAAACAGCCGGTATCCGTGGCCTGACTGCTTTTATTGTCGATCGCGGCACTCCGGGTTTTACAGTTGGTAAAGAAGAAGAAAAGATGGGGATCAGGGCCTCTAATACCTGCGAATTGGTGTTAGACAACGTGCGTATTCCGGCAACTAACCGTATTGGCCGTGAAGGAGAAGGTTTCAAGATTGCCATGAAAACACTGGATGCTGCCCGGCCGTTTGTTGGTGCGGTATCGGTGGGATTGGCTCAGGCGGCTTTTGAATTGGCTGTTAAATACTCCAAGGAGCGCGTACAATTTGATAAGCCTATTGCTTCGTTCCAGCTTGTACAGGCTATGCTGGCTGATATGGCGATGCAAATTGAGGCTGCCCGGCTGCTGGTTTATAAAGCCTGCTGGCTGAAAGACCAGGGTGTGGATTATACTAAAGAATCTGCCATTGCTAAATGCTTTGCTGCTGACACGGCGATGAAGGTTACGGTGGATGCTGTTCAAGTGCTGGGCGGATATGGTTATTCCAAAGAGTATCCTGCGGAGAAATATATGCGTGATGCTAAAATCATGCAGATTTACGAAGGAACCAACCAAATTCAACGTCTGGTAATTGCCAACAATATTCTGTACTAA
- a CDS encoding integrin alpha, which yields MQYKKQIAGIISAVVLFVPSVYLAQEGSYETNTVKTVYNAAGHVTGAARSLAMEPAKIELPAGRYVLDAKIADVTGDAIEDNIFLIGRKAKPDAIYADQIDIIVQNGATGNQVSTQLENFGGYEAKLFVGDFDGDKISDVMVSAPTGGSGGIVGHVIATFSGAEPKVIFAEKNNGGAKFTGRFVDGFKAELVNENTGRSTIVDLSANKDRYLGSNVYSPEGKLLKEVKPYSYPFSVIEPIDFSRNGTYELRGHQRVVGAYNADLVANVTSIWKYEDNEWRIRQIEVATVLLSMNEQGN from the coding sequence ATGCAATATAAAAAACAAATTGCGGGAATTATATCGGCTGTAGTTCTTTTTGTTCCGTCAGTGTACCTGGCACAGGAAGGCTCTTATGAGACTAATACAGTGAAAACCGTTTATAATGCGGCAGGTCATGTTACCGGTGCGGCGCGCAGCTTGGCAATGGAACCGGCAAAAATTGAGCTGCCTGCCGGGAGGTATGTACTTGACGCTAAAATTGCCGATGTTACTGGTGATGCTATCGAAGACAATATCTTCTTAATTGGTCGCAAAGCAAAACCGGACGCTATATATGCCGACCAAATCGATATCATAGTTCAAAATGGTGCGACCGGTAACCAGGTGTCTACTCAATTGGAGAATTTCGGCGGTTACGAAGCTAAGTTGTTTGTGGGAGATTTTGACGGCGATAAGATCAGTGATGTTATGGTGTCGGCACCAACAGGTGGCAGCGGCGGCATTGTGGGACACGTTATCGCTACTTTCAGTGGCGCCGAACCGAAGGTGATTTTTGCTGAAAAGAATAATGGTGGAGCAAAGTTTACCGGCAGGTTTGTTGATGGCTTTAAAGCCGAATTAGTCAACGAAAATACCGGACGCAGTACCATTGTTGATCTCAGTGCTAATAAAGACAGGTATCTTGGCAGTAATGTGTATAGCCCGGAAGGTAAGCTTTTAAAAGAAGTTAAGCCATACTCCTATCCATTTTCAGTAATAGAACCCATTGATTTTAGCCGTAACGGCACCTATGAGCTTCGTGGTCATCAACGGGTGGTAGGGGCATACAACGCTGATCTGGTGGCCAATGTAACTTCCATATGGAAATATGAAGACAATGAATGGCGGATAAGGCAGATTGAAGTAGCAACAGTATTATTGTCAATGAATGAGCAAGGAAATTAA
- a CDS encoding GGDEF domain-containing protein: MGLPAFDVLGFLLELFKGFCVLYTVTNLAAQHYRTKLLVLLHESSGPNHVGIMFFLVLSGLAMIFPIQLPYLDVFFFDLRLSVIILSTLYIGVADSFIVATATLVFRMLKGGLDWIWWAAGIYVYVASAYLIIKNIRSRNLGLFAASVVITALHLGLLAILSAYHPGFNFVSPFVAADNFLLLAMTLLMSIPLSVHMLDLSLSRILAFQNQYSELQYKADTDGLTGLLNRRRFQELFSQLPALYPGKPLSVLMIDVDEFKKYNDTFGHPQGDVVLRRLAALLANNVRESDIVTRYGGEEFIIGLPNTAAQEAVRIAETIRGAIENTPFYGRQITVSIGIMSCTTSDISMETMIAGADTQLYRAKKAGRNQVCLEFVI; this comes from the coding sequence ATGGGACTTCCAGCTTTTGATGTGCTGGGGTTTTTGCTTGAGCTATTTAAGGGGTTTTGTGTTTTATATACTGTTACTAATTTGGCTGCCCAGCATTATCGCACTAAACTATTGGTGCTACTGCACGAATCTTCAGGGCCGAACCATGTCGGCATCATGTTTTTCCTGGTGTTATCCGGACTGGCTATGATTTTTCCCATACAGTTGCCTTACTTAGATGTTTTCTTTTTTGATTTACGGTTGTCTGTTATCATTTTATCCACTTTATATATAGGTGTGGCAGATAGTTTTATTGTTGCGACCGCAACCTTGGTGTTCCGTATGCTAAAAGGCGGACTTGACTGGATATGGTGGGCTGCCGGAATCTATGTGTATGTGGCCAGCGCTTATCTGATTATCAAGAACATACGATCCAGGAACCTCGGTTTATTTGCGGCTTCTGTTGTTATTACCGCTCTCCATCTTGGATTACTGGCAATTTTATCAGCTTATCATCCCGGATTTAATTTTGTATCTCCGTTTGTAGCAGCAGATAATTTTCTATTATTGGCCATGACCTTGTTAATGAGTATTCCTTTGTCGGTGCATATGCTTGATTTGTCTCTTAGCCGCATTTTAGCTTTTCAAAATCAGTATAGCGAGCTTCAGTATAAGGCCGATACCGACGGACTGACTGGATTATTGAACCGGCGGCGTTTTCAGGAATTATTTAGTCAATTGCCGGCATTATATCCGGGTAAACCGTTATCAGTACTGATGATTGATGTTGATGAATTTAAAAAATACAATGATACTTTTGGGCATCCGCAAGGGGATGTGGTTTTACGACGTCTTGCCGCCCTGCTTGCAAATAATGTGAGAGAATCCGATATAGTTACCCGATACGGCGGGGAAGAATTTATTATTGGCTTGCCTAACACAGCCGCACAAGAAGCCGTAAGGATTGCAGAAACTATTCGGGGAGCAATCGAGAATACTCCCTTTTACGGACGGCAAATAACGGTTTCTATTGGAATTATGTCCTGTACAACTAGTGACATTTCGATGGAAACAATGATTGCCGGAGCTGATACGCAATTGTATCGAGCTAAGAAAGCAGGACGTAATCAGGTGTGTTTAGAATTTGTCATATAA